One part of the Halostagnicola larsenii XH-48 genome encodes these proteins:
- a CDS encoding ABC transporter ATP-binding protein, whose product MSESNAEAKLQADDSDDTLLSVDSIDTHYGESHILFDLSLTIDRGDIVALVGRNGAGKTTTLRSIMGLTPVTNGEITKGDEQIQGREPHEIRKQGISWVPEERRVFSGLSVEENLRLAAHSGDGKQTDQFEEIYRRFPRLDERREQDAGTMSGGEQQMLAIARALLGPDTDLLLLDEPSEGLAPQIVDDVAAIIRELNDDGVTILLVEQNAEMALGLADYAYVLETGEIVHESPAAELATDREAMESYLGVK is encoded by the coding sequence ATGAGTGAGTCCAACGCTGAAGCGAAGCTGCAAGCGGACGACAGCGACGACACCCTGCTGTCGGTCGATTCGATCGATACGCACTACGGGGAGAGTCACATCCTGTTCGATCTCTCGCTGACGATCGACCGCGGCGACATCGTCGCGCTGGTCGGCAGAAACGGTGCGGGCAAGACGACGACACTCCGCAGTATCATGGGGTTAACACCCGTGACGAACGGAGAAATTACCAAGGGTGACGAACAGATACAGGGCCGGGAGCCCCACGAAATCCGAAAACAGGGAATCTCGTGGGTACCCGAGGAACGGCGCGTCTTCAGCGGGCTAAGCGTCGAGGAGAACCTGCGACTCGCAGCCCACAGCGGCGACGGGAAGCAGACCGATCAGTTCGAGGAGATCTACCGCCGGTTCCCGCGACTCGACGAACGCAGAGAGCAGGACGCCGGAACCATGAGCGGCGGCGAACAGCAGATGCTGGCCATCGCTCGAGCGCTGCTCGGACCCGACACCGACCTGCTCTTGCTCGACGAGCCCTCCGAGGGACTGGCACCGCAGATCGTCGACGACGTGGCCGCGATTATTCGCGAACTCAACGACGACGGCGTGACGATCCTGCTCGTCGAGCAGAACGCGGAGATGGCGCTCGGGCTGGCCGATTACGCCTACGTCCTCGAGACCGGAGAAATCGTCCACGAATCGCCCGCCGCGGAGCTGGCCACGGATCGCGAGGCAATGGAATCGTATCTCGGGGTCAAATGA
- a CDS encoding ABC transporter ATP-binding protein: MTTSTTDAKAAEVEDGIVLETESLTKKFGALTAVDDVSLQIESGSITSIIGPNGAGKTTLFNLFTGKHAPTTGNIRFRGNEIGGEEPHDIVTSGIVRSFQITNFFDELTALENVRLATQARTTGFRPGDFVRHHGGIERPIEEARRVLEQVHLADVADRQAANLSYGQRRHLEIAISLAADPELLLMDEPTAGMSPEETRETVELITEIAADVTLVLIEHDMNIVMDISDRIAVMNKGSLLARGTPAEIQDDDRVQEAYLGGGSDE, encoded by the coding sequence ATGACTACGAGTACGACAGACGCGAAAGCGGCCGAGGTCGAAGACGGAATCGTTCTCGAGACGGAGAGTCTGACGAAAAAATTCGGCGCGTTGACCGCGGTCGACGACGTGTCGCTCCAGATCGAGTCCGGGTCGATCACGTCGATCATCGGGCCGAACGGAGCGGGGAAGACGACGTTGTTCAACCTCTTTACCGGAAAACACGCGCCGACGACCGGGAACATCAGGTTCCGCGGTAACGAAATCGGCGGCGAGGAGCCACACGATATCGTCACGAGCGGAATCGTCCGCTCGTTCCAGATCACGAACTTCTTCGACGAGTTGACCGCCCTCGAGAACGTCCGACTCGCGACGCAGGCGCGTACCACCGGCTTCCGTCCCGGCGATTTCGTTCGTCACCACGGCGGCATCGAACGACCGATCGAGGAGGCGAGACGGGTGTTGGAGCAGGTCCACCTAGCCGACGTCGCCGACCGTCAGGCGGCGAACCTCTCCTACGGTCAGCGGCGACACCTCGAGATCGCCATCTCGCTGGCCGCCGACCCGGAGCTGTTGTTGATGGACGAACCCACGGCGGGGATGAGTCCCGAGGAGACCAGAGAGACGGTCGAGTTGATCACGGAAATCGCAGCGGACGTGACCCTCGTCCTCATCGAACACGACATGAACATCGTCATGGATATCTCCGACCGCATCGCCGTGATGAACAAGGGTTCACTGCTCGCTCGCGGAACCCCGGCCGAGATCCAGGACGACGACCGGGTTCAGGAGGCGTACCTCGGAGGTGGTAGCGATGAGTGA
- a CDS encoding branched-chain amino acid ABC transporter permease has translation MKAVTEFFERRSPTGTGNQLLSSRGRLALVIAIAALAVAAPIVEQIHPFWLNLLVRMMIFALFALSLDFVFGYAGLLSFGHAAMFGAGGYAAAILLTDGTSHAFVVLPVAVIAGVVVAALIGWLSVRARGIYFAMLTLAFAQMFYVIAFTDLPATVLGQESVTGGDNGLYGIGMYELFGIDFTETLMYFYLTLALVALSLAVLVRLANSQFGRVLQGIRENEERVEFIGYDVRRYKVVGFAISGGFAGLAGGLYVPFQSVAHPGNLHWMISGELIVMLLLGGMGTLWGPMLGAGLVVLLEEQLAGFASWEVILGSIFVGVVIFAPRGLAGILISLRNDPGGAIENARGAVRNYVEAVRG, from the coding sequence ATGAAAGCAGTCACCGAATTCTTCGAGCGTCGTTCGCCCACGGGAACGGGGAATCAACTCCTCTCGAGCCGTGGTCGACTCGCACTGGTCATCGCGATTGCCGCGCTCGCAGTCGCTGCACCGATCGTCGAACAGATCCACCCGTTCTGGTTGAACCTGCTGGTTCGGATGATGATCTTCGCCCTGTTCGCGCTGAGTCTCGACTTCGTGTTCGGCTACGCGGGCTTGCTCTCGTTCGGCCACGCTGCGATGTTCGGCGCAGGGGGCTACGCGGCCGCGATACTCCTCACCGACGGGACGTCCCATGCCTTCGTCGTCCTGCCGGTGGCCGTCATCGCCGGCGTCGTCGTCGCTGCACTCATCGGCTGGTTGAGCGTGCGGGCCCGCGGGATTTACTTCGCGATGTTGACGCTCGCGTTCGCACAGATGTTCTACGTGATCGCGTTTACTGACCTCCCTGCCACGGTCCTCGGCCAGGAGTCGGTTACCGGCGGGGACAACGGTCTCTACGGAATCGGCATGTACGAGCTGTTCGGAATCGACTTCACGGAGACGCTCATGTACTTCTACCTGACGCTCGCGCTGGTCGCGCTCTCGCTTGCGGTACTCGTCCGGCTCGCGAACTCGCAGTTCGGACGGGTGTTACAGGGGATCCGCGAAAACGAAGAGCGCGTGGAGTTCATCGGCTACGACGTGCGCCGCTACAAGGTCGTCGGGTTCGCGATAAGCGGCGGATTCGCCGGCCTCGCGGGCGGCCTGTACGTCCCGTTCCAGAGCGTCGCCCACCCCGGGAACCTCCACTGGATGATCAGCGGGGAACTCATCGTCATGTTGCTCCTTGGCGGCATGGGGACGCTCTGGGGACCGATGCTCGGCGCTGGGCTGGTCGTCTTGCTCGAGGAACAACTCGCCGGCTTCGCGAGCTGGGAGGTTATCCTCGGTTCGATCTTCGTCGGCGTCGTCATCTTCGCGCCGCGGGGACTCGCCGGGATCTTGATCTCGCTTCGAAACGATCCCGGCGGTGCGATCGAAAACGCCAGGGGAGCGGTTCGAAACTACGTCGAGGCGGTGAGAGGCTAA
- a CDS encoding branched-chain amino acid ABC transporter permease, with protein MVESIIRATLLGLQLGMTLALIAAGLTLIFGMLDVINFAHGSLFMLGAYFGTIIAGQFGNFWLALLIAPLLVGLVGAAIEILSLRPLYGRNPLYHILLTFGIAIMIQGAIVQIWGAQSRQMPTPEILSGSIPVGPINYPIYWLFVFAFSSVLIGLVWLAIERSNMGILMRASAHDTEMVNALGVDVSKVFTGVFVFGAVLAGVAGVLLSGTQSVHPGMGFNVIIEAFIIVVIGGLGSFRGAVYSALLIGLVTAYGALLAPTLTELFLFVLMAVVLMAKPSGLFGTTEAA; from the coding sequence ATGGTTGAGTCGATAATCCGGGCGACGCTGCTTGGCCTCCAGCTCGGAATGACCCTCGCGCTCATCGCCGCGGGGTTGACCCTGATCTTCGGCATGTTAGACGTGATCAATTTCGCACACGGCTCGCTGTTCATGCTCGGCGCGTACTTCGGGACGATTATCGCGGGCCAGTTCGGTAACTTCTGGCTGGCCTTGCTCATCGCGCCACTTCTGGTCGGGCTCGTCGGAGCGGCGATCGAAATCCTGTCGCTTCGACCGCTCTACGGACGAAACCCGCTGTATCACATCCTCTTGACGTTCGGCATCGCGATCATGATACAGGGTGCGATCGTCCAGATCTGGGGAGCGCAGTCGCGACAGATGCCGACGCCCGAAATACTCTCGGGATCGATTCCGGTTGGACCGATCAACTACCCGATCTACTGGCTGTTCGTGTTCGCCTTCAGTTCGGTGTTGATCGGACTGGTCTGGCTCGCGATCGAACGGTCGAACATGGGAATTCTGATGCGTGCGAGCGCCCACGATACGGAGATGGTCAACGCGCTCGGCGTCGACGTCTCGAAGGTGTTCACTGGCGTGTTCGTCTTCGGCGCCGTGCTCGCCGGCGTTGCCGGCGTCCTGTTGAGCGGAACGCAGTCGGTCCATCCCGGTATGGGATTCAACGTCATCATCGAGGCGTTCATCATCGTCGTCATCGGTGGACTCGGCAGTTTCCGCGGCGCGGTCTACAGCGCGTTACTGATCGGGCTGGTAACGGCGTACGGAGCCCTGCTCGCACCGACGCTGACCGAACTGTTCCTGTTCGTACTGATGGCAGTTGTACTGATGGCGAAACCGAGCGGACTCTTCGGAACCACGGAGGCAGCATAA